DNA from Arthrobacter sp. StoSoilB19:
GGCGCCCTGACGGACCGGGCCCTCCAGGCCACCGCCACCGCGGAGTGCCCGGTGGCCGTCATCGGTGATGCCCAGGAGGCAGGCCGCGGCATCGTGGTGGGCGTGGATGGCTCGCGTGAAGCAACACAGGCAGTGGCTTTTGCGGCCGCGGAGGCTGACGCACTGGGCGAGGAGCTGACCGTCCTATATGCCTTCACCGGCCCCAACCGCTGGATTGCGGCAGGGCTGCCGCAGAGCAGTTTCGCCACCCACGTCGTCGAGGAGGAACAGATCGTGCTCGCCGAAACTGAGGCGGGCCTCCGGCAGGACTATCCGGACCTCGTGGTCAACACCAGGATGGAGACCGTTCTTGAGCCGGCGGACGCCCTGATCCGTGCTGCATCCGGCGCCCGGCTGCTGGTCCTGGGCAGCCGCGGAAAGGGCGGCTTCGAAAGGTTCGTCCTGGGATCCACGGCACACGCAGTGCTGTCGCAGCCGCCGTGCCCCACCGTGATCACCCGGGTGCACAAGCAGCAGCACGCCGACTGACCGGGTCAGCTGCCTGGCCACATCATGACAATCGCCGGGGACAACGGGAGACCGGTCCCGGGACTGGACGTGAGCCATCCCCGGGACGGACTCTCCACCGCAGAAGTGCGGGAGCGCACTGCCGCCGGCCGTGTCAACAGCGTGCCAACGGCAACCAGCAGGAGCGCCTGGGAGATTGTCCAGGCGAACGTGTTCACCCTGTTCAACGGCGTGGTGGGAGGC
Protein-coding regions in this window:
- a CDS encoding universal stress protein, whose translation is MATAKPIAVGITNTSASNAALLWAAARANRLKCPLAVVNVVDDRWMAAEVLPYLEVLRESGLALLKEAGEKATAAEPGLQVTLQLLEGGIGAALGDYSRNASMLVLGTSGHTRGALTDRALQATATAECPVAVIGDAQEAGRGIVVGVDGSREATQAVAFAAAEADALGEELTVLYAFTGPNRWIAAGLPQSSFATHVVEEEQIVLAETEAGLRQDYPDLVVNTRMETVLEPADALIRAASGARLLVLGSRGKGGFERFVLGSTAHAVLSQPPCPTVITRVHKQQHAD